A part of Synchiropus splendidus isolate RoL2022-P1 chromosome 19, RoL_Sspl_1.0, whole genome shotgun sequence genomic DNA contains:
- the prr14 gene encoding uncharacterized protein prr14 isoform X2, whose translation MTETTTTNICMSALLVPCHTKCQALIRFLMDEDALPTIPLCSAPPPLHLPPSSITPSCVNDGISGNRRSDCIQEISSQTPTNQEDATEEGARQKPTSHTQDAGNMVQVSESKHPRVEGSDGQPAGKQGGLDFAAAAKCQNKEGLERPNMTPPLFITENLERQLVCEEELVDADTDTPAVPCPRDVNLQELDTTVAAKGWVIGPLFQSLKSKMASFTEIVMSPAKLFRPTSPTSTQEGSPEKDLTEEKPVDDQSFWSPVGLDLGSERSLCSRKLAFDVDLSPSSDQPEAMEPKENSEPSPSPPPLISSDQVTSSEPFVSPGATEEGRPPIKLVLGDRQLKPLQRKCALSRSLQQGVDKSDLEVNFELRSQRCLVKQKSADSPSCHSQPTVVTVHEGDEFDGLHRPSLRKNKAGSVSALPNSKRTLKGSHEVTQRKRLKVDDAKTSVSEAPRRTKPQKKKVVSPDSTSGKAVKPENTSSRPKNKKDAPSCVTIPSQDESRDESEIKPRRGRQKNSGPCRSLTAGRDAEVELCVPSQLKVLNQMKPQKRKLLNQATSISTSVVEPNLISADPLKKVDDPKSEVSQTAKKPKKESRVAVKSCSGEGEVKSQKPVGGGLQRGGRPKVLSEPVYFEMTLLSDCHVTLRKNKEAPVASVSPDSSVTGVDRPNRQQGRSKKAGLKSTSADEQVSSSLTLDDVRLPSSKEGAFPSRLSRSFSCPEIPSLCSRDLPWTSLSQRRAQSSIQLQTPHSFVTPPTNKAVRRTRRHTVCSLEVEREIAPLCLRKEVYPSRRSIPYDKATQHLPPTLALSPTSSLSALASCFLSSPLAFISRKAESREGSCHMTSPTSSSTSSPLSSVWLLSGFLPRSDSGPSLDSNSSASPLETPVERRPQSEEDEGENTCSSSQEFEDAALREEKSLSDSEIKAVQTSKGRGKVSSIRIRKALPKPQNNLTPMGLPKTVRVKKKEFSLEEIYTNKNFSQPPESRLETIFEVPLSRRNGLESSFGQRRMKRFVEFPELGQVRKAKKPLVGVGKLGTSRTRRGGFAKDTPPVAAQDAESLLCAKLDQLRVWLTIDQTDS comes from the exons ATGACTGaaacgacaacaacaaacatctgcATGTCTGCACTGCTTGTTCCGTGCCACACAAAGTGCCAAGCTCTAATAC GTTTTCTCATGGATGAAGATGCTCTCCCCACAATCCCCTTGTGTAGTGCACCTCCACCACTTCACCTTCCCCCTTCCTCCATCACTCCCAG CTGTGTGAATGATGGGATATCTGGCAACAGAAGAAGCGACTGCATTCAAGAGATCAGCTCTCAGACTCCCACAAATCAGGAAGACGCCACAGAAGAAGGAGCCCGTCAGAAACCGACCTCACACACTCAGGACGCCGGCAACATG GTGCAAGTGTCGGAGTCAAAGCACCCACGAGTGGAGGGCAGCGACGGGCAGCCGGCAGGAAAGCAG GGCGGATTGGACTTCGCTGCTGCAGCCAAATGTCAAAATAA AGAAGGCCTAGAACGTCCAAATATGACGCCGCCTCTTTTTATCACCGAAAACTTAGAAAGGCAGCTTGTCTGTGAGGAGGAGCTGGTCGATGCCGACACGGACACACCTGCTGTGCCGTGCCCCCGTGACGTCAACCTGCAAGAGTTGGACACCACCGTGGCTGCCAAGGGATGGGTGATCGGGCCGCTCTTCCAGTCGCTCAAGTCCAAAATGGCCAGCTTCACAGAAATAGTCATGAGTCCTGCCAAACTCTTCCGACCCACCAGCCCCACCTCGACCCAGGAGGGGTCACCTGAAAAAGACTTGACGGAGGAGAAGCCCGTGGACGATCAAAGTTTCTGGTCTCCGGTTGGACTCGACCTTGGAAGCGAAAGGTCGCTCTGCTCGCGGAAGCTTGCATTTGACGTGGATTTGTCACCAAGCAGTGACCAGCCTGAAGCGATGGAACCGAAGGAGAACTCGGAGCCTTCGCCCAGTCCTCCGCCGCTGATTAGCTCCGATCAAGTCACGTCCTCCGAACCTTTTGTGTCTCCAGGTGCCACTGAGGAAGGCCGTCCCCCAATCAAGCTGGTCCTCGGTGATCGGCAGCTTAAACCATTGCAGAGGAAGTGTGCACTGTCCAGATCACTTCAACAGGGAGTGGACAAGTCAGACCTGGAGGTGAACTTTGAGCTGCGTTCTCAGAGGTGTCTGGTCAAACAGAAGAGTGCAGACTCGCCGTCCTGCCACTCTCAGCCGACTGTGGTGACCGTCCATGAGGGAGATGAGTTTGATGGCCTGCACCGACCAAGCCTTCGGAAGAACAAGGCTGGATCGGTTTCTGCGTTGCCCAATTCCAAAAGGACTTTAAAAGGTTCTCACGAGGTGACGCAAAGAAAAAGACTGAAAGTAGATGATGCAAAAACATCTGTCAGTGAAGCTCCCAGACGAACaaaaccacagaagaagaaagttgtGTCACCAGATTCTACATCTGGCAAGGCGGTGAAGCCAGAGAACACATCGTCGAGGCCAAAGAATAAGAAGGATGCTCCTTCCTGTGTGACCATTCCGTCGCAGGATGAAAGCAGAGACGAGTCTGAGATCAAGCCGAGGCGCGGCAGACAGAAGAACAGTGGCCCCTGCAGGAGCCTTACCGCAGGAAGGGATGCTGAAGTGGAGCTATGTGTACCAAGTCAGCTGAAAGTCCTGAACCAAATGAAGCCTCAAAAACGGAAGTTGCTGAACCAAGCGACATCGATTTCTACCTCAGTTGTGGAGCCCAACTTGATTTCAGCTGACCCACTGAAAAAAGTGGACGATCCAAAGTCTGAAGTCAGCCAGACAGCCAAGAAACCCAAGAAGGAGTCTCGGGTGGCCGTAAAGAGCTGCAGCGGTGAAGGAGAAGTTAAGTCTCAAAAGCCTGTCGGAGGCGGACTACAGAGGGGAGGCAGGCCGAAAGTGTTGTCCGAACCCGTTTATTTTGAGATGACTCTCTTGTCCGACTGCCACGTGACGCTCAGAAAGAACAAAGAAGCGCCTGTTGCCTCAGTTTCACCTGACTCATCGGTGACTGGTGTGGACAGGcccaacagacagcaggggAGGTCAAAGAAAGCAGGGCTCAAAAGCACTTCAGCCGACGAGCAGGTGAGCAGTTCGCTCACGCTGGATGATGTCCGCCTCCCTTCGTCCAAGGAAGGAGCTTTTCCCAGCCGTCTGTCGCGCAGCTTCTCCTGCCCAGAGATCCCATCGCTCTGCTCCAGAGACTTGCCGTGGACTTCTCTGTCACAGAGAAGGGCCCAGTCTTCCATCCAGCTCCAGACCCCCCACAGCTTCGTCACTCCTCCAACAAACAAGGCTGTGCGCCGAACACGCCGTCACACCGTCTGCAGCCTGGAGGTGGAGCGGGAGATCGCCCCGCTCTGCCTGCGCAAGGAGGTCTACCCGTCCAGACGCTCGATACCGTACGACAAAGCCACCCAGCACCTCCCTCCGACTCTGGCGCTTTCTCCCACTTCCTCCCTCTCGGCGCTGGCTTCCTGTTTCCTCTCAAGTCCCCTGGCCTTCATATCAAGGAAGGCGGAGAGCAGAGAAGGCTCTTGTCACATGACTTCGCCCACCTCTTCATCGACCTCCTCGCCTTTGTCCTCCGTCTGGCTGCTCAGCGGGTTCCTCCCAAGGTCGGACTCTGGTCCTTCACTGGACTCCAACAGCAG tGCGAGTCCTCTGGAGACGCCGGTGGAGAGAAGACCCCAGAGTGAGGAGGACGAGGGAGAGAACACATGTTCCTCCAGTCAGGAGTTTGAAGACGCTGCACTGAGAGAGGAGAAGTCTCTCTCTGACTCAGAGATCAAG GCGGTCCAGACCAGCAAGGGGCGAGGGAAGGTGTCGTCGATCCGTATTCGGAAGGCTCTGCCCAAACCCCAGAACAACCTGACTCCGATGGGCCTCCCCAAAACTGTCAG ggtgaagaagaaggagtTCAGTCTGGAGGAGATTTACACCAACAAGAATTTCAGCCAGCCACCAGAGAG CCGCCTGGAGACCATCTTCGAGGTCCCGCTGAGCCGTCGCAATGGCCTGGAGTCCAGCTTTGGCCAGAGGCGGATGAAGCGGTTCGTGGAGTTCCCTGAACTGGGCCAGGTCCGGAAAGCCAAGAAGCCGCTTGTGGGCGTTGGGAAGTTGGGCACCTCGAGGACCAGACGAGGAGGATTCGCTAAAGACACTCCCCCTGTGGCGGCTCAGGACGCCGAGTCGCTGCTGTGCGCCAAACTGGACCAGCTGCGAGTTTGGCTGACCATCGACCAGACGGACAGTTGA
- the prr14 gene encoding uncharacterized protein prr14 isoform X4 — protein sequence MVQVSESKHPRVEGSDGQPAGKQGGLDFAAAAKCQNKREGLERPNMTPPLFITENLERQLVCEEELVDADTDTPAVPCPRDVNLQELDTTVAAKGWVIGPLFQSLKSKMASFTEIVMSPAKLFRPTSPTSTQEGSPEKDLTEEKPVDDQSFWSPVGLDLGSERSLCSRKLAFDVDLSPSSDQPEAMEPKENSEPSPSPPPLISSDQVTSSEPFVSPGATEEGRPPIKLVLGDRQLKPLQRKCALSRSLQQGVDKSDLEVNFELRSQRCLVKQKSADSPSCHSQPTVVTVHEGDEFDGLHRPSLRKNKAGSVSALPNSKRTLKGSHEVTQRKRLKVDDAKTSVSEAPRRTKPQKKKVVSPDSTSGKAVKPENTSSRPKNKKDAPSCVTIPSQDESRDESEIKPRRGRQKNSGPCRSLTAGRDAEVELCVPSQLKVLNQMKPQKRKLLNQATSISTSVVEPNLISADPLKKVDDPKSEVSQTAKKPKKESRVAVKSCSGEGEVKSQKPVGGGLQRGGRPKVLSEPVYFEMTLLSDCHVTLRKNKEAPVASVSPDSSVTGVDRPNRQQGRSKKAGLKSTSADEQVSSSLTLDDVRLPSSKEGAFPSRLSRSFSCPEIPSLCSRDLPWTSLSQRRAQSSIQLQTPHSFVTPPTNKAVRRTRRHTVCSLEVEREIAPLCLRKEVYPSRRSIPYDKATQHLPPTLALSPTSSLSALASCFLSSPLAFISRKAESREGSCHMTSPTSSSTSSPLSSVWLLSGFLPRSDSGPSLDSNSSASPLETPVERRPQSEEDEGENTCSSSQEFEDAALREEKSLSDSEIKAVQTSKGRGKVSSIRIRKALPKPQNNLTPMGLPKTVRVKKKEFSLEEIYTNKNFSQPPESRLETIFEVPLSRRNGLESSFGQRRMKRFVEFPELGQVRKAKKPLVGVGKLGTSRTRRGGFAKDTPPVAAQDAESLLCAKLDQLRVWLTIDQTDS from the exons ATG GTGCAAGTGTCGGAGTCAAAGCACCCACGAGTGGAGGGCAGCGACGGGCAGCCGGCAGGAAAGCAG GGCGGATTGGACTTCGCTGCTGCAGCCAAATGTCAAAATAA AAGAGAAGGCCTAGAACGTCCAAATATGACGCCGCCTCTTTTTATCACCGAAAACTTAGAAAGGCAGCTTGTCTGTGAGGAGGAGCTGGTCGATGCCGACACGGACACACCTGCTGTGCCGTGCCCCCGTGACGTCAACCTGCAAGAGTTGGACACCACCGTGGCTGCCAAGGGATGGGTGATCGGGCCGCTCTTCCAGTCGCTCAAGTCCAAAATGGCCAGCTTCACAGAAATAGTCATGAGTCCTGCCAAACTCTTCCGACCCACCAGCCCCACCTCGACCCAGGAGGGGTCACCTGAAAAAGACTTGACGGAGGAGAAGCCCGTGGACGATCAAAGTTTCTGGTCTCCGGTTGGACTCGACCTTGGAAGCGAAAGGTCGCTCTGCTCGCGGAAGCTTGCATTTGACGTGGATTTGTCACCAAGCAGTGACCAGCCTGAAGCGATGGAACCGAAGGAGAACTCGGAGCCTTCGCCCAGTCCTCCGCCGCTGATTAGCTCCGATCAAGTCACGTCCTCCGAACCTTTTGTGTCTCCAGGTGCCACTGAGGAAGGCCGTCCCCCAATCAAGCTGGTCCTCGGTGATCGGCAGCTTAAACCATTGCAGAGGAAGTGTGCACTGTCCAGATCACTTCAACAGGGAGTGGACAAGTCAGACCTGGAGGTGAACTTTGAGCTGCGTTCTCAGAGGTGTCTGGTCAAACAGAAGAGTGCAGACTCGCCGTCCTGCCACTCTCAGCCGACTGTGGTGACCGTCCATGAGGGAGATGAGTTTGATGGCCTGCACCGACCAAGCCTTCGGAAGAACAAGGCTGGATCGGTTTCTGCGTTGCCCAATTCCAAAAGGACTTTAAAAGGTTCTCACGAGGTGACGCAAAGAAAAAGACTGAAAGTAGATGATGCAAAAACATCTGTCAGTGAAGCTCCCAGACGAACaaaaccacagaagaagaaagttgtGTCACCAGATTCTACATCTGGCAAGGCGGTGAAGCCAGAGAACACATCGTCGAGGCCAAAGAATAAGAAGGATGCTCCTTCCTGTGTGACCATTCCGTCGCAGGATGAAAGCAGAGACGAGTCTGAGATCAAGCCGAGGCGCGGCAGACAGAAGAACAGTGGCCCCTGCAGGAGCCTTACCGCAGGAAGGGATGCTGAAGTGGAGCTATGTGTACCAAGTCAGCTGAAAGTCCTGAACCAAATGAAGCCTCAAAAACGGAAGTTGCTGAACCAAGCGACATCGATTTCTACCTCAGTTGTGGAGCCCAACTTGATTTCAGCTGACCCACTGAAAAAAGTGGACGATCCAAAGTCTGAAGTCAGCCAGACAGCCAAGAAACCCAAGAAGGAGTCTCGGGTGGCCGTAAAGAGCTGCAGCGGTGAAGGAGAAGTTAAGTCTCAAAAGCCTGTCGGAGGCGGACTACAGAGGGGAGGCAGGCCGAAAGTGTTGTCCGAACCCGTTTATTTTGAGATGACTCTCTTGTCCGACTGCCACGTGACGCTCAGAAAGAACAAAGAAGCGCCTGTTGCCTCAGTTTCACCTGACTCATCGGTGACTGGTGTGGACAGGcccaacagacagcaggggAGGTCAAAGAAAGCAGGGCTCAAAAGCACTTCAGCCGACGAGCAGGTGAGCAGTTCGCTCACGCTGGATGATGTCCGCCTCCCTTCGTCCAAGGAAGGAGCTTTTCCCAGCCGTCTGTCGCGCAGCTTCTCCTGCCCAGAGATCCCATCGCTCTGCTCCAGAGACTTGCCGTGGACTTCTCTGTCACAGAGAAGGGCCCAGTCTTCCATCCAGCTCCAGACCCCCCACAGCTTCGTCACTCCTCCAACAAACAAGGCTGTGCGCCGAACACGCCGTCACACCGTCTGCAGCCTGGAGGTGGAGCGGGAGATCGCCCCGCTCTGCCTGCGCAAGGAGGTCTACCCGTCCAGACGCTCGATACCGTACGACAAAGCCACCCAGCACCTCCCTCCGACTCTGGCGCTTTCTCCCACTTCCTCCCTCTCGGCGCTGGCTTCCTGTTTCCTCTCAAGTCCCCTGGCCTTCATATCAAGGAAGGCGGAGAGCAGAGAAGGCTCTTGTCACATGACTTCGCCCACCTCTTCATCGACCTCCTCGCCTTTGTCCTCCGTCTGGCTGCTCAGCGGGTTCCTCCCAAGGTCGGACTCTGGTCCTTCACTGGACTCCAACAGCAG tGCGAGTCCTCTGGAGACGCCGGTGGAGAGAAGACCCCAGAGTGAGGAGGACGAGGGAGAGAACACATGTTCCTCCAGTCAGGAGTTTGAAGACGCTGCACTGAGAGAGGAGAAGTCTCTCTCTGACTCAGAGATCAAG GCGGTCCAGACCAGCAAGGGGCGAGGGAAGGTGTCGTCGATCCGTATTCGGAAGGCTCTGCCCAAACCCCAGAACAACCTGACTCCGATGGGCCTCCCCAAAACTGTCAG ggtgaagaagaaggagtTCAGTCTGGAGGAGATTTACACCAACAAGAATTTCAGCCAGCCACCAGAGAG CCGCCTGGAGACCATCTTCGAGGTCCCGCTGAGCCGTCGCAATGGCCTGGAGTCCAGCTTTGGCCAGAGGCGGATGAAGCGGTTCGTGGAGTTCCCTGAACTGGGCCAGGTCCGGAAAGCCAAGAAGCCGCTTGTGGGCGTTGGGAAGTTGGGCACCTCGAGGACCAGACGAGGAGGATTCGCTAAAGACACTCCCCCTGTGGCGGCTCAGGACGCCGAGTCGCTGCTGTGCGCCAAACTGGACCAGCTGCGAGTTTGGCTGACCATCGACCAGACGGACAGTTGA
- the prr14 gene encoding uncharacterized protein prr14 isoform X1: MTETTTTNICMSALLVPCHTKCQALIRFLMDEDALPTIPLCSAPPPLHLPPSSITPSCVNDGISGNRRSDCIQEISSQTPTNQEDATEEGARQKPTSHTQDAGNMVQVSESKHPRVEGSDGQPAGKQGGLDFAAAAKCQNKREGLERPNMTPPLFITENLERQLVCEEELVDADTDTPAVPCPRDVNLQELDTTVAAKGWVIGPLFQSLKSKMASFTEIVMSPAKLFRPTSPTSTQEGSPEKDLTEEKPVDDQSFWSPVGLDLGSERSLCSRKLAFDVDLSPSSDQPEAMEPKENSEPSPSPPPLISSDQVTSSEPFVSPGATEEGRPPIKLVLGDRQLKPLQRKCALSRSLQQGVDKSDLEVNFELRSQRCLVKQKSADSPSCHSQPTVVTVHEGDEFDGLHRPSLRKNKAGSVSALPNSKRTLKGSHEVTQRKRLKVDDAKTSVSEAPRRTKPQKKKVVSPDSTSGKAVKPENTSSRPKNKKDAPSCVTIPSQDESRDESEIKPRRGRQKNSGPCRSLTAGRDAEVELCVPSQLKVLNQMKPQKRKLLNQATSISTSVVEPNLISADPLKKVDDPKSEVSQTAKKPKKESRVAVKSCSGEGEVKSQKPVGGGLQRGGRPKVLSEPVYFEMTLLSDCHVTLRKNKEAPVASVSPDSSVTGVDRPNRQQGRSKKAGLKSTSADEQVSSSLTLDDVRLPSSKEGAFPSRLSRSFSCPEIPSLCSRDLPWTSLSQRRAQSSIQLQTPHSFVTPPTNKAVRRTRRHTVCSLEVEREIAPLCLRKEVYPSRRSIPYDKATQHLPPTLALSPTSSLSALASCFLSSPLAFISRKAESREGSCHMTSPTSSSTSSPLSSVWLLSGFLPRSDSGPSLDSNSSASPLETPVERRPQSEEDEGENTCSSSQEFEDAALREEKSLSDSEIKAVQTSKGRGKVSSIRIRKALPKPQNNLTPMGLPKTVRVKKKEFSLEEIYTNKNFSQPPESRLETIFEVPLSRRNGLESSFGQRRMKRFVEFPELGQVRKAKKPLVGVGKLGTSRTRRGGFAKDTPPVAAQDAESLLCAKLDQLRVWLTIDQTDS; the protein is encoded by the exons ATGACTGaaacgacaacaacaaacatctgcATGTCTGCACTGCTTGTTCCGTGCCACACAAAGTGCCAAGCTCTAATAC GTTTTCTCATGGATGAAGATGCTCTCCCCACAATCCCCTTGTGTAGTGCACCTCCACCACTTCACCTTCCCCCTTCCTCCATCACTCCCAG CTGTGTGAATGATGGGATATCTGGCAACAGAAGAAGCGACTGCATTCAAGAGATCAGCTCTCAGACTCCCACAAATCAGGAAGACGCCACAGAAGAAGGAGCCCGTCAGAAACCGACCTCACACACTCAGGACGCCGGCAACATG GTGCAAGTGTCGGAGTCAAAGCACCCACGAGTGGAGGGCAGCGACGGGCAGCCGGCAGGAAAGCAG GGCGGATTGGACTTCGCTGCTGCAGCCAAATGTCAAAATAA AAGAGAAGGCCTAGAACGTCCAAATATGACGCCGCCTCTTTTTATCACCGAAAACTTAGAAAGGCAGCTTGTCTGTGAGGAGGAGCTGGTCGATGCCGACACGGACACACCTGCTGTGCCGTGCCCCCGTGACGTCAACCTGCAAGAGTTGGACACCACCGTGGCTGCCAAGGGATGGGTGATCGGGCCGCTCTTCCAGTCGCTCAAGTCCAAAATGGCCAGCTTCACAGAAATAGTCATGAGTCCTGCCAAACTCTTCCGACCCACCAGCCCCACCTCGACCCAGGAGGGGTCACCTGAAAAAGACTTGACGGAGGAGAAGCCCGTGGACGATCAAAGTTTCTGGTCTCCGGTTGGACTCGACCTTGGAAGCGAAAGGTCGCTCTGCTCGCGGAAGCTTGCATTTGACGTGGATTTGTCACCAAGCAGTGACCAGCCTGAAGCGATGGAACCGAAGGAGAACTCGGAGCCTTCGCCCAGTCCTCCGCCGCTGATTAGCTCCGATCAAGTCACGTCCTCCGAACCTTTTGTGTCTCCAGGTGCCACTGAGGAAGGCCGTCCCCCAATCAAGCTGGTCCTCGGTGATCGGCAGCTTAAACCATTGCAGAGGAAGTGTGCACTGTCCAGATCACTTCAACAGGGAGTGGACAAGTCAGACCTGGAGGTGAACTTTGAGCTGCGTTCTCAGAGGTGTCTGGTCAAACAGAAGAGTGCAGACTCGCCGTCCTGCCACTCTCAGCCGACTGTGGTGACCGTCCATGAGGGAGATGAGTTTGATGGCCTGCACCGACCAAGCCTTCGGAAGAACAAGGCTGGATCGGTTTCTGCGTTGCCCAATTCCAAAAGGACTTTAAAAGGTTCTCACGAGGTGACGCAAAGAAAAAGACTGAAAGTAGATGATGCAAAAACATCTGTCAGTGAAGCTCCCAGACGAACaaaaccacagaagaagaaagttgtGTCACCAGATTCTACATCTGGCAAGGCGGTGAAGCCAGAGAACACATCGTCGAGGCCAAAGAATAAGAAGGATGCTCCTTCCTGTGTGACCATTCCGTCGCAGGATGAAAGCAGAGACGAGTCTGAGATCAAGCCGAGGCGCGGCAGACAGAAGAACAGTGGCCCCTGCAGGAGCCTTACCGCAGGAAGGGATGCTGAAGTGGAGCTATGTGTACCAAGTCAGCTGAAAGTCCTGAACCAAATGAAGCCTCAAAAACGGAAGTTGCTGAACCAAGCGACATCGATTTCTACCTCAGTTGTGGAGCCCAACTTGATTTCAGCTGACCCACTGAAAAAAGTGGACGATCCAAAGTCTGAAGTCAGCCAGACAGCCAAGAAACCCAAGAAGGAGTCTCGGGTGGCCGTAAAGAGCTGCAGCGGTGAAGGAGAAGTTAAGTCTCAAAAGCCTGTCGGAGGCGGACTACAGAGGGGAGGCAGGCCGAAAGTGTTGTCCGAACCCGTTTATTTTGAGATGACTCTCTTGTCCGACTGCCACGTGACGCTCAGAAAGAACAAAGAAGCGCCTGTTGCCTCAGTTTCACCTGACTCATCGGTGACTGGTGTGGACAGGcccaacagacagcaggggAGGTCAAAGAAAGCAGGGCTCAAAAGCACTTCAGCCGACGAGCAGGTGAGCAGTTCGCTCACGCTGGATGATGTCCGCCTCCCTTCGTCCAAGGAAGGAGCTTTTCCCAGCCGTCTGTCGCGCAGCTTCTCCTGCCCAGAGATCCCATCGCTCTGCTCCAGAGACTTGCCGTGGACTTCTCTGTCACAGAGAAGGGCCCAGTCTTCCATCCAGCTCCAGACCCCCCACAGCTTCGTCACTCCTCCAACAAACAAGGCTGTGCGCCGAACACGCCGTCACACCGTCTGCAGCCTGGAGGTGGAGCGGGAGATCGCCCCGCTCTGCCTGCGCAAGGAGGTCTACCCGTCCAGACGCTCGATACCGTACGACAAAGCCACCCAGCACCTCCCTCCGACTCTGGCGCTTTCTCCCACTTCCTCCCTCTCGGCGCTGGCTTCCTGTTTCCTCTCAAGTCCCCTGGCCTTCATATCAAGGAAGGCGGAGAGCAGAGAAGGCTCTTGTCACATGACTTCGCCCACCTCTTCATCGACCTCCTCGCCTTTGTCCTCCGTCTGGCTGCTCAGCGGGTTCCTCCCAAGGTCGGACTCTGGTCCTTCACTGGACTCCAACAGCAG tGCGAGTCCTCTGGAGACGCCGGTGGAGAGAAGACCCCAGAGTGAGGAGGACGAGGGAGAGAACACATGTTCCTCCAGTCAGGAGTTTGAAGACGCTGCACTGAGAGAGGAGAAGTCTCTCTCTGACTCAGAGATCAAG GCGGTCCAGACCAGCAAGGGGCGAGGGAAGGTGTCGTCGATCCGTATTCGGAAGGCTCTGCCCAAACCCCAGAACAACCTGACTCCGATGGGCCTCCCCAAAACTGTCAG ggtgaagaagaaggagtTCAGTCTGGAGGAGATTTACACCAACAAGAATTTCAGCCAGCCACCAGAGAG CCGCCTGGAGACCATCTTCGAGGTCCCGCTGAGCCGTCGCAATGGCCTGGAGTCCAGCTTTGGCCAGAGGCGGATGAAGCGGTTCGTGGAGTTCCCTGAACTGGGCCAGGTCCGGAAAGCCAAGAAGCCGCTTGTGGGCGTTGGGAAGTTGGGCACCTCGAGGACCAGACGAGGAGGATTCGCTAAAGACACTCCCCCTGTGGCGGCTCAGGACGCCGAGTCGCTGCTGTGCGCCAAACTGGACCAGCTGCGAGTTTGGCTGACCATCGACCAGACGGACAGTTGA